From a single Brassica oleracea var. oleracea cultivar TO1000 chromosome C5, BOL, whole genome shotgun sequence genomic region:
- the LOC106345084 gene encoding uncharacterized protein LOC106345084, whose amino-acid sequence MAAAPPPLERAFGITNIKTRVPFLLDADEADYDAWRELFLTHWQSFDVSGHLDGTLLPANDDDAAWKKRDGLVKLWIYGTLAKDLFKSTVKTGGTSREVWLRLENFFHDNKEARAVQLDHKLRTQEIGDLSIHAYCQELKSIADLMANVDAPVSERTLVTYLPNGLNEKYDNIINVIKHRQPFPTLEQARSMLILEEERLGKPKKVPSHKDESSSSPKGYPMWPQQQFNPWKQMPLSPHPQPGLLGSRPQQQMLVQGTHNNNSNQPQPTMDFASAFNTMTLIDPTDSQWYMDSGATAHLSNTAGSSNTEDSSPQ is encoded by the exons ATGGCGGCTGCCCCTCCTCCTCTAGAACGAGCGTTCGGCATCACCAACATCAAAACTCGCGTTCCCTTCCTCCTCGATGCTGATGAAGCCGATTATGATGCTTGGCGCGAGCTGTTTCTCACCCACTGGCAAAGCTTCGATGTCTCCGGACACCTTGATGGAACCCTCTTGCCCGCCAACGATGATGACGCCGCTTGGAAGAAGCGTGATGGCTTGGTTAAGCTATGGATCTACGGCACCCTCGCCAAGGACTTGTTCAAAAGTACCGTCAAGACTGGAGGAACATCACGTGAAGTCTGGCTCAGACTCGAAAACTTCTTCCACGACAACAAAGAAGCACGAGCGGTTCAATTGGATCACAAGCTACGCACTCAAGAAATAGGCGATCTCTCCATTCATGCGTACTGCCAGGAACTAAAGTCAATTGCTGATCTAATGGCAAACGTTGATGCACCGGTCTCAGAGAGGACACTGGTCACTTACCTCCCCAACGGCCTAAACGAGAAGTATGATAACATAATTAATGTTATCAAGCATCGACAACCATTCCCAACGCTTGAGCAGGCCCGATCAATGCTGATCCTAGAAGAAGAACGACTTGGGAAACCTAAGAAGGTCCCCTCCCACAAAGACGAATCTTCCTCCTCACCTAAG GGGTATCCAATGTGGCCACAACAACAGTTCAATCCTTGGAAGCAAATGCCTCTGTCCCCACATCCACAACCGGGTCTCCTTGGATCACGCCCTCAACAACAAATGCTGGTGCAAGGAACGCACAACAACAATAGTAATCAACCACAACCAACGATGGATTTTGCCTCAGCATTCAACACAATGACCCTCATTGATCCAACAGACTCCCAATGGTACATGGACTCCGGCGCCACCGCACACCTATCAAACACGGCAG GATCTTCAAACACGGAGGACTCTTCTCCGCAGTGA